One genomic window of Boudabousia tangfeifanii includes the following:
- the rpmH gene encoding 50S ribosomal protein L34 has protein sequence MVKRTFQPNNRRRAKVHGFRKRMSTRAGRAILAARRRKGRASISA, from the coding sequence ATCGTGAAGCGGACTTTCCAGCCTAACAATCGTCGCCGCGCCAAGGTGCACGGCTTCCGCAAGCGCATGAGCACCCGCGCCGGTCGCGCCATCTTGGCTGCACGCCGTCGTAAGGGTCGCGCCAGCATCAGCGCCTGA
- the rnpA gene encoding ribonuclease P protein component translates to MLPRAHRMVSPADFTATFRRGARVATPRLVLHVRADKGPQNGALVGFVVPKKAVKLATGRNLVKRRLREIMSQHLAEIPANYRVVLRANAAAATATYQELVQDVAENLPRGIARAQALALKHAQEEA, encoded by the coding sequence GTGTTGCCTCGCGCGCACCGCATGGTTAGCCCTGCGGATTTCACGGCTACGTTTCGCCGTGGCGCACGGGTTGCTACGCCGCGCCTAGTATTGCACGTTCGAGCCGACAAGGGTCCACAAAATGGGGCGCTTGTCGGCTTCGTCGTACCCAAAAAAGCCGTTAAATTGGCGACGGGACGCAATCTGGTCAAGCGGCGGTTGCGCGAGATCATGTCACAACACCTTGCGGAAATACCTGCAAATTATCGAGTAGTACTTCGGGCAAATGCTGCTGCAGCTACTGCCACCTACCAAGAATTGGTACAGGATGTGGCCGAAAATCTGCCGCGGGGAATTGCCCGGGCGCAGGCTCTTGCCCTCAAGCACGCCCAGGAGGAAGCATGA